The following coding sequences are from one Sesamum indicum cultivar Zhongzhi No. 13 linkage group LG11, S_indicum_v1.0, whole genome shotgun sequence window:
- the LOC105173255 gene encoding receptor-like protein 12 translates to MGISLYSQCFFCFIFILSMFCITNCFIPNAYSQCLQDQRSLLLQLRNDLRIDSTQSLKLVLWNQTQDCCNWDGVECDGAGHVISLQLDWEGISGGIHNMSSLFALRYLEKLNLAKNDFGGQIPGGIINLKHLTYLNLSGAGFGGQVPIEVSLMRRLVTLDLSYNGLEIENPNLKMLLQNLTGLRELYLDGVHMSSAVLNFFANFSHLTTLSFSDCDLRGSFPYMIFQIPTLENLDLSENELLTGSIPQFHRNASLRTMLLLHTNFSGPLPNSIGNLSMLSKISMHRCSFTGPIPSTIFTLTGLIHVDLSRNFFTGSIPSFYMSKNLQFVDLSHNSLSGSIPKSLFSLPSLQTLKLSNNQLALASCKLHNFSDLTNQHRLELLDLSNNRIIGEVPNWIWEIGNGTLAYLDLSSNLLVSLQKPYHFPSSLRYLDLHSNLLQGELPPLPQDANYIDYLSLANNSLSGAIPKSFCNATQLLVLDLSTNKLSGSISPCLVEKVEKLAVLNLWGNNISGYIPDTFSVNCRLQILDMSMNYLEGRLPMSLANCKWLQVLDVGNNNINDGFPCMLPSSLRILILRSNRFHGQVRCSRSWTDLQIIDIGSNNFTGYLYTKSFWGMMLEKDARLESENNLGISSGFEYNLGMHDKTFGFGFEYNLGTNLGTVKILTIFTVIDFSCNNFQGEIPDAIGDLRSLLVLNLSHNTFVGTIPKSLGKLTYIESVDLSTNQLTGEIPKELTRLTFLAILNLSHNQLIGPIPSGPQFRTFSTDSFQGNIGLCGFPLNISCRHAGEDDNVPPPNPHQKDEAINWDYVSVALGYVVGLGSILWLFFFSRSFKYKFNDQTEQTFQKIFNSKDRKIVHRGRTNRRRQC, encoded by the coding sequence ATGGGAATTTCTTTGTATTCTCAGTGTTTCTTCTGCTTCATCTTCATACTTTCAATGTTTTGCATAACTAATTGTTTCATTCCAAATGCTTACAGCCAATGCCTGCAGGATCAAAGAAGTTTGTTGCTTCAACTGAGGAATGATCTTAGAATCGATAGCACTCAATCATTAAAACTGGTGCTCTGGAATCAGACTCAAGATTGTTGCAACTGGGACGGTGTGGAATGTGATGGTGCCGGGCATGTGATCAGTTTGCAGCTCGATTGGGAGGGAATTTCGGGTGGGATTCATAATATGTCAAGTCTTTTTGCCCTTAGATACCTGGAGAAGCTAAACTTGGCTAAGAATGACTTTGGAGGTCAGATTCCAGGTGGGATTATCAACCTCAAACATTTGACGTATTTGAATTTATCAGGTGCTGGTTTTGGTGGACAGGTTCCAATTGAAGTTTCACTAATGAGGAGATTGGTCACTCTCGATCTCTCATACAACGGTCTAGAAATTGAGAATCCGAATTTGAAGATGCTTCTTCAGAATCTAACCGGGCTAAGAGAGCTTTATCTCGATGGCGTGCATATGTCGTCAGCAGTTCTTAATTTCTTTGCTAACTTCTCACATCTGACTACCTTGTCTTTCAGTGACTGTGATTTAAGAGGCTCATTCCCTTATATGATCTTCCAAATACCTACCCTAGAGAATCTTGATTTATCCGAAAATGAGTTACTCACTGGCTCCATACCACAATTTCATCGAAATGCATCTCTTAGGACTATGTTGCTTCTTCATACTAACTTCTCAGGCCCATTACCAAATTCTATTGGTAATCTTAGCATGTTATCAAAAATAAGTATGCACCGTTGCAGCTTCACTGGACCTATTCCATCCACGATTTTTACCCTAACTGGGCTAATTCATGTGGACTTATCCAGGAACTTCTTCACCGGTTCAATCCCATCATTTTACATGTCCAAGAACCTTCAATTTGTAGACCTTAGTCATAATTCACTTAGTGGGAGCATTCCCAAGTCTCTCTTTAGTCTTCCTTCACTACAAACACTTAAACTTTCCAACAACCAGTTAGCCTTAGCTTCTTGTAAGCTACATAATTTTTCTGATCTTACAAACCAACACAGGCTGGAGTTGTTGGACCTCTCAAACAACCGGATAATTGGGGAGGTACCAAATTGGATTTGGGAAATTGGAAATGGAACACTTGCCTATTTGGATCTTTCATCGAATCTATTGGTTAGTCTGCAGAAGCCATATCACTTTCCTAGTTCACTTAGATATCTGGACTTACACTCAAACCTACTCCAGGGTGAGTTGCCCCCTCTACCCCAAGATGCTAACTATATAGATTACTTGTCTCTTGCAAACAATAGCCTAAGTGGAGCTATTCCGAAATCCTTTTGCAATGCTACTCAACTTTTAGTTCTTGACTTGTCTACTAATAAATTGAGTGGGAGCATATCGCCTTGTTTGGTGGAAAAAGTTGAGAAACTTGCGGTGTTGAATCTTTGGGGGAACAACATCAGTGGCTATATACCGGATACATTTTCTGTCAATTGTCGTCTACAAATTTTGGATATGAGTATGAACTATTTAGAAGGGAGGCTCCCAATGTCCCTGGCCAATTGCAAATGGTTACAGGTCTTGGATGTCGGAAACAACAACATCAATGATGGTTTCCCATGCATGCTGCCATCTAGCTTGCGTATCCTCATCTTACGCTCCAACAGATTCCATGGACAAGTGAGATGTAGCAGAAGCTGGACAGATCTCCAAATCATTGATATCGGTTCTAACAATTTTACTGGTTATCTGTACACAAAGAGCTTCTGGGGAATGATGCTAGAAAAGGATGCGCGCCTAGAAAGTGAAAATAACCTGGGGATTTCGAGTGGTTTTGAATACAACCTGGGGATGCACGACAAAACGTTTGGATTTGGTTTTGAATACAATTTGGGCACAAATCTGGGCACAGTGAAGATTTTGACAATCTTTACAGTTATTGATTTCTCTTGCAATAATTTCCAAGGGGAGATACCAGATGCAATCGGTGATCTTAGATCTCTTCTCGTTCTCAACTTATCCCACAATACTTTTGTAGGAACAATTCCAAAATCACTGGGTAAGTTGACGTATATTGAGTCAGTCGACCTCTCAACCAACCAGCTAACAGGGGAAATACCAAAAGAGCTTACACGCCTCACATTCCTTGCAATCTTGAATCTATCCCACAATCAGTTGATCGGGCCAATCCCAAGCGGCCCTCAGTTTCGAACATTTTCAACAGATTCCTTCCAAGGAAACATAGGGCTATGTGGTTTCCCTCTCAACATAAGTTGCAGGCATGCAGGCGAAGACGACAACGTGCCACCGCCTAATCCACATCAAAAGGACGAGGCCATCAATTGGGATTATGTATCTGTTGCACTTGGGTATGTTGTTGGCTTAGGAAGCATTCTCTGGCTGTTTTTCTTTAGTCGAAGCTTCAAATACAAGTTCAATGATCAGACTGAGCAAACATTTCAAAAGATATTTAACTCCAAAGACAGGAAAATAGTACATAGAGGAAGAACAAATAGAAGACGCCAATGCTGA